In Tachyglossus aculeatus isolate mTacAcu1 chromosome 10, mTacAcu1.pri, whole genome shotgun sequence, the following proteins share a genomic window:
- the GPR85 gene encoding probable G-protein coupled receptor 85 translates to MANSSHAADSVFPDLSPLTAFLKLTSLGFIIGVSVVGNLLISVLLVRDKSLHRAPYYFLLDLGCSDVLRSAVCFPFVFTSVKNGSTWTYGALTCKVVAFLGVLSCFHTAFMLFCIGVTRYLAIAHHRFYTKRLTFWTCLAVICMVWTLSVAMAFPPVLDVGTYSFISEEDQCTFQHRSFRANDSLGFMLLLALILLATQLVYLKLIFFVHDRRKMKPVQFVAAVSQNWTFHGPGASGQAAANWLAGFGRGPTPPTLLGIRQQGGGGAGGGGTGGGGGVGGGAARRRLLVLDEFKTEKRISRMFYAITFLFLTLWGPYLVACYWRVFAKGRVVPGGYLTAAVWMSFAQAGINPFVCIFSNRELRRCFSTTLLYCRKSRLPREPYCVI, encoded by the coding sequence CCCCCCTGACGGCCTTCCTGAAGCTGACCTCGCTGGGCTTCATCATCGGCGTGAGCGTGGTGGGCAACCTGCTCATCTCCGTCCTGCTGGTGAGGGACAAGAGCCTGCACCGCGCCCCCTACTACTTCCTGCTGGACCTGGGCTGCTCGGACGTGCTGCGCTCGGCCGTCTGCTTCCCCTTCGTCTTCACCTCCGTGAAGAACGGCTCCACCTGGACCTACGGCGCGCTCACCTGCAAGGTGGTCGCCTTCCTGGGCGTCCTGTCCTGCTTCCACACCGCCTTCATGCTCTTCTGCATCGGCGTCACCCGCTACCTGGCCATCGCCCACCACCGCTTCTACACCAAGCGGCTGACCTTCTGGACCTGCCTGGCCGTCATCTGCATGGTGTGGACCCTGTCGGTGGCCATGGCCTTCCCGCCCGTGCTGGACGTGGGCACCTACTCCTTCATCTCCGAGGAGGACCAGTGCACCTTCCAGCACCGCTCCTTCCGGGCCAACGACTCCCTgggcttcatgctgctgctcgccCTCATCCTGCTGGCCACCCAGCTGGTCTACCTCAAGCTCATCTTCTTCGTGCACGACCGCCGGAAGATGAAGCCGGTCCAGTTCGTGGCGGCCGTCAGCCAGAACTGGACCTTCCACGGGCCCGGGGCCAGCGGCCAGGCGGCCGCCAACTGGCTGGCCGGCTTCGGCCGGGGCCCCACGCCGCCCACCCTGCTGGGCATCCGACAGCAgggcggaggaggagcgggaggaggaggaacgggaggaggaggaggagtgggaggaggagcggcCCGGAGGCGCCTGCTGGTCCTCGACGAGTTCAAGACGGAGAAGAGGATCAGCCGCATGTTCTACGCcatcaccttcctcttcctcaccctctgGGGCCCCTACCTGGTGGCCTGCTACTGGCGGGTCTTCGCCAAGGGCCGCGTGGTGCCCGGCGGCTACCTGACGGCCGCCGTCTGGATGAGCTTCGCCCAGGCGGGCATCAACCCCTTCGTCTGCATCTTCTCCAACAGGGAGCTGAGACGCTGCTTCAGCACCACCCTGCTCTACTGCAGAAAGTCCCGCTTGCCCAGGGAACCTTACTGCGTCATATGA